Proteins encoded in a region of the Ziziphus jujuba cultivar Dongzao chromosome 3, ASM3175591v1 genome:
- the LOC107422847 gene encoding uncharacterized protein LOC107422847: MEVVRRWLNKFKSKEKVRSSKNKETTGNGKEVSKAPASEEVPSNVTKQKVAAAKQYIENHYKKQMKSLQERKERRNVLEKKLADAEVSEEEQNNLLKYLEKKETEYMRLQRHKMGADDFEPLTMIGKGAFGEVRVCREKATGHVYAMKKLKKSEMLRRGQVEHVKAERNLLAEVDSNCIVKLYCSFQDEEYLYLIMEYLPGGDMMTLLMRKDTLTEDEARFYVGETVLAIESIHKHNYIHRDIKPDNLLLDKNGHMKLSDFGLCKPLDCSNLQEKDFTLANNLSGALQSDGRPVVPKRTQQEQLQHWQRNRRMLAYSTVGTPDYIAPEVLLKKGYGMECDWWSLGAIMYEMLVGYPPFYSDEPMSTCRKIVNWRTHLKFPEEAKLSPEAKDLISRLLCNVEQRLGTKGADEIKAHPWFKGIDWDKLYQMKAAFIPEVNDELDTQNFEKFEEADNEIQTSSKAGPWRKMLSSKDINFVGYTYKNFEIVNDHQLPGIAELKKKSTKTKRPSIKSLFDDESAKAASQPVQGSFLGMLPPQLEVPEKQNESK, encoded by the exons ATGGAGGTGGTGAGGCGTTGGTTGAATAAGTTCAAGTCAAAAGAGAAGGTGAGGTCGTCGAAGAACAAGGAAACTACAGGAAATGGAAAAGAGGTGTCAAAAGCACCAGCAAGTGAGGAAGTGCCTTCAAATGTAACCAAGCAGAAGGTTGCAGCTGCAAAGCAATATATAGAAAACCATTATAAGAAGCAGATGAAAAGTTTGCAGGAGAGGAAGGAGAG ACGCAATGTACTGGAAAAGAAGTTGGCTGATGCTGAGGTCTCTGAAGAAGAGCAGAACAATTTGCTCAAGTATTTGGAGAAGAAGGAAACAGAATATATGCGTCTTCAAAGGCATAAAATGGGTGCAGATGACTTTGAGCCTTTAACAATGATAGGGAAGGGTGCATTTGGAGAg GTTAGAGTCTGCAGGGAGAAAGCAACTGGTCATGTATATGCAATGAAGAAGCTAAAGAAATCAGAGATGCTTCGCAGAGGCCAG GTTGAGCATGTGAAAGCTGAGAGGAACCTACTTGCAGAGGTTGACAGCAATTGCATTGTTAAGCTTTATTGCTCCTTCCAAGATGAGGAATATCTATATCTTATTATGGAATATCTTCCTGGTGGAGATATGATGACTTTACTGATGCGGAAGGATACTCTGACTGAAGATGAGGCTAGGTTTTATGTTGGGGAAACTGTCCTAGCTATTGAGTCAATTCATAAACATAACTATATTCATAG GGATATCAAACCTGATAACTTGCTGCTTGACAAGAATGGTCATATGAAACTATCGGATTTTGGGTTATGTAAGCCACTAGACTGCAGTAATCTCCAAGAAAAGGACTTCACTCTGGCGAACAATCTTAGTGGGGCTCTTCAGAGTGATGGACGCCCTGTGGTACCAAAACGCACACAACAGGAGCAACTGCAGCATTGGCAGAGGAACAGGAGAATGCTT GCTTATTCTACTGTTGGAACCCCAGACTACATTGCCCCAGAAGTTTTGCTAAAGAAAGGATATGGAATGGAATGTGATTG GTGGTCTCTTGGGGCTATCATGTATGAAATGCTTGTGGGATATCCACCATTCTATTCAGATGAACCCATGTCAACTTGTAGGAAG ATAGTTAATTGGAGAACCCATTTGAAATTCCCAGAAGAAGCAAAACTTTCTCCAGAAGCAAAGGACCTTATTAGTAGACTCTTATGTAATGTTGAGCAAAGGCTTGGAACAAAAGGGGCAGATGAAATTAAG GCTCATCCATGGTTTAAAGGCATCGATTGGGATAAGTTGTATCAGATGAAAGCTGCATTTATTCCTGAGGTTAATGATGAATTGGATACTcagaattttgaaaagtttgagGAG GCTGACAATGAAATTCAAACTTCATCAAAAGCAGGCCCATGGAGAAAG ATGCTGTCATCAAAGGACATCAACTTTGTGGGTTACACGTACAAAAACTTTGAAATTGTAAATGATCATCAATTACCTGGGATAG CTGAGTTGAAGAAAAAAAGCACAAAAACTAAGAGGCCTTCCATCAAATCCCTCTTTG ATGACGAATCTGCAAAGGCTGCTAGTCAACCTGTTCAAGGGAGCTTCTTGGGGATGCTCCCCCCGCAATTAGAAGTCCCTGAGAAACAGAATGAATCGAAATGA